Proteins from one Solenopsis invicta isolate M01_SB chromosome 11, UNIL_Sinv_3.0, whole genome shotgun sequence genomic window:
- the LOC105194703 gene encoding dedicator of cytokinesis protein 1 isoform X1 has translation MDKMTMTWKRIEEHSGVAIHNFAHPIPHAICLTVGEVVQITAECADWYYGRSKFKGTCGIFPKSYIHILQKSTNTDNLVQEITNVLREWGHHWKHLYVTHSEHFRTMQQQILDAVGYRSKILSGTLTVDELKDMKRLATAKIDTGNQLLGLDMVVRDEHGNILNPMETSTIQLYYHHETAAERIRKACNDTKKKPYKPQVPVYSHIFFVSVRNFVCKMAEDVELLLTLYDGREMKAITENYVVSWSKEGLARDIDQLHNLRVLFTDLGSRDLTRDKVYLACYVIRIGGMEAKEPDHRRSSVTQANQTKTKSAESMRRPFGVAAMDISLFITGKLEGDVEQHHFIPFVQCCEKDSLDGTLRRIIAQKEASTQKHVNGNIANVTGGQGLWTSLKLLRGDPKQVRDENPHLVLGNVAIARKMGFPEVILPGDVRNDLYLTLISGEFSKGSKSTDKNVEVTVKVCNEHGIAIPGVMTLGGGASPIDEYRSVIYYHEDKPRWCETFKIAIPIEEFKQAHLKFTFKHRSSNEAKDKSEKPFALSYVRLMQRNGTTLQDIQHELLVYKLEQKKYEESDISYFKLPSTRGELAQLNMEKKPSLGSLTLSSKDSFLIATNICSTKLTQNVDLLGLLNWASHNTDLKESLAALMKVDGEEIVKFLQDVLDALFNILMSNSDSDVYDDMVFECLLYIIGLVSDRKYQHFQPVLDLYISESFSATLAYKKLISVLCKRIDSVSNGDGQERDLLLKTMKSLQYCMRFIVESRLLFTELNQDEEEFSQTLTDLLRSIVNLMSHETDGTLLVQGACLKYLPTTIPHLLRVYSGKQLSTILTDLLVTLPTGRLTKQKMMTVNDIVHSPLFLNVDCRAILLPRITILVRDLLEAKEEGLSSTPGKSVAKVARLLGENRHRLNQHRGYSEEVELCVKILSDILELTFRKDIGSTVSDVKEIMLTALRTIIQTVISMDRENPLVGNLVSVMLAIFRQMTQLHYEVYINHFGTRIDLLDFLMEILLVFKDLVSRSVFAGDWCEMIMLQNNIILNSLRYFSATIRDYFFTEFEHQAWSNFFHCAIAFLTQPALQLETFTSAKRNRIIKRYKDMRRATVFEIRSMWFNLGQHKILFVPGLVGAILEMALIPDTELRKATIPIFFDMMQCEYYSSRIVEGYGDTKRDPAHIKANFTEYENEMIAKLDILVEGGRGDEQFRTLWIDVMGSLCEKHSTMREQGLRFVDTIARLMERLLQYRDIIHAESQEHRMLCTVNLLEFYSEINRKEMYIRYVNKLCELHLECDNYTEAAYSLKLHSHLLAWSDQPLSPLLISHRYPLCQTHRELKEALYNDIIDYFDKGRMWECALAVCKELVSQYEEETFDYLQLSVLLRRMAKFYDCIVKQLRPEPEYFRVAYYGRGHPAFLQNKVFVYRGKEYERLSDFCTRTLNQLPNAEQMNKLSPPTTEMLESYHQYVQINKVEPLMDEKRHRLSGKPVTAEAVLRYHRVNDVQRFRFSRPAPRKEIIAANSDKEKEANTGTNNSNEFASLWLERTVLVTSYPLPGILRWFPVTSSETYLVSPLRNAIETMEATNTALRDLIIANKSDPSLPLNPLSMKLNGILDPAVMGGIDNYEKAFLNVEYKDSHPEDSSDLLKLEGLIAEQIPLLSVGLQLHKARAPTELAPFHQRLEQCFMSMRNQVEAKYGKRTCDLQIESLTQTVTMRRPPTSRGDNHCLSESNMNNSDCKTRYRVSSLTRSQVATFKSLASFNFNNNIPPSNAQSINLSRSNSMRSHILSTASLQKALGSPSSGTYKKKDSKRRSSRKSDSATVMKTDQPTSQWYTTTEISHGSIQQTASSVTSLISNLHSSHVFELRQENELLCTQLTPKRPLRSEAEKERRMSNRWSGHSHYLRNVNNGLESSGLGKGNRDSVGTTDSTASEDDPPPPLPIKMREADYCNLPDELSTNRCSTTLNNLNKSSGQCKNKLPTPTDDDLDDHSKPPTPPPKPKRQAHNLSKNTLASNDVENSLVEDSSTA, from the exons ATGGATAAAATGACAATGACATGGAAACGGATTGAGGAACATTCAGGAGTAG CCATCCATAATTTTGCACATCCAATCCCGCACGCAATATGCTTAACAGTCGGAGAGGTTGTACAAATAACTGCGGAATGTGCAGATTGGTATTATGGCCGCAGCAAGTTTAAGGGTACATGTGGAATTTTCCCAAAGTCCTATATACATATCCTACAGAAATCAACGAATACGGATAACTTAGTGCAGGAAATTACTAACGTCTTACGAGAATGGGGCCATCATTGGAAACATTTATATGTG ACTCATTCCGAGCATTTCCGGACGATGCAACAACAAATTCTGGATGCAGTTGGATACAGAAGCAAAATTTTGAGTGGTACCTTAACAGTAGACGAGTTGAAGGATATGAAAAGATTGGCAACGGCGAAAATAGACACTGGGAATCAATTGCTGGGCTTGGACATGGTGGTTCGAGACGAACATGGAAATATTCTGAATCCCATGGAGACGAGCACTATTCAGTTATACTACCATCACGAGACTGCTGCAGAAAGGATAAGAAAAGCGTGCAATGATACCAAGAAGAAGCCCTATAAGCCACAAGTACCTGTGTATTCACATATCTTCTTTGTCAGTGTGAGAAACTTCGTATGTAAGATGGCGGAGGATGTAGAACTGCTATTGACTTTGTACGACGGCAGAGAGATGAAAGCCATCACGGAGAATTACGTGGTATCGTGGAGCAAAGAAGGACTTGCAAGGGACATCGATCAGTTGCATAATCTTAGAGTATTGTTCACGGATCTTGGTTCTAGAGATTTGACAAGAGACAAAGTCTATTTAGCTTGTTACGTAATTAGAATAGGCGGTATGGAAGCCAAAGAACCAGACCACCGTCGCTCGAGTGTCACACAAGCCAATCAAACCAAAACTAAGAGCGCGGAGAGTATGAGGAGACCATTCGGTGTGGCCGCGATGGATATTAGCTTATTCATTACCGGCAAGCTTGAGGGTGATGTTGAGCAACATCACTTTATACCTTTTGTACA ATGTTGTGAGAAAGATAGCCTTGACGGCACGTTACGTAGAATTATTGCGCAGAAAGAGGCAAGTACCCAGAAACACGTCAACGGTAATATTGCCAATGTCACAGGTGGACAAGGATTGTGGACTAGTTTAAAATTGTTAAGGGGCGATCCGAAACAG GTGCGTGATGAAAATCCACATTTGGTACTCGGTAATGTTGCCATCGCGCGTAAAATGGGATTCCCAGAAGTTATCTTACCGGGTGACGTACGCAACGATCTGTACCTTACTTTAATTAGTGGTGAATTTAGCAAAGGCTCCAAATCTACGGACAAAAATGTGGAAGTAACG GTTAAAGTATGTAATGAACATGGTATAGCAATCCCCGGAGTTATGACATTAGGTGGCGGTGCGTCACCAATTGACGAGTACCGTAGCGTTATTTATTATCACGAGGACAAACCTAGATGGTGCGAAACGTTTAAGATTGCCATACCTATAGAAGAATTTAAGCAGGCCCACTTAAAGTTTACGTTTAAGCATCGTAGTTCTAATGAAGCAAAAGATAAGTCTGAAAAGCCATTTGCTTTAAGTTATGTTCGATTAATGCAGCGCAATGGAACGACTTTACAAGACATACAGCACGAATTGTTGGTTTACAAATTAGAACAGAAGAAGTACGAAGAGAGTGATATATCCTACTTCAAGTTGCCATCTACACGTGGAGAATTg GCTCAATTGAATATGGAGAAGAAGCCAAGTTTAGGATCGCTAACATTAAGCAGCAAAGATAGTTTCTTGATAGCGACCAATATTTGCTCAACTAAATTAACCCAGAATGTAGACTTACTAGGTTTACTTAATTGGGCGTCACACAATACAGACTTAAAAGAATCTTTAGCTGCTTTAATGAAGGTCGATGGAGAGGAAATAGTGAAGTTTTTACAG GATGTTTTGGAtgctttatttaatatcttaatgaGTAATTCAGACAGCGACGTATACGATGATATGGTCTTTGAGTgccttttatatattattggaCTTGTATCCGATAGAAAGTATCAGCATTTCCAACCAGtattagatttatatatttctgaaaGTTTTTCTGCAACTCTCgcatataagaaattaatttcggTATTGTGCAAGCGTATAGACAGCGTCAGCAACGGCGACGGTCAGGAACGAGATTTATTGCTTAAGACAATGAAAAGTCTGCAATACTGCATGAGATTTATTGTCGAATCTCGTCTTTTATTTACTGA gttAAATCAGGATGAAGAAGAATTCTCACAAACCTTGACTGATCTATTACGATCTATCGTTAATCTCATGAGTCATGAAACAGATGGTACTCTGTTGGTTCAAGGAGCCTGTCTCAAGTATCTACCAACAACGATACCTCATTTATTAAGAGTTTATAGTGGCAAGCAATTGAGTACAATTTTAACGGATTTACTTGTGACTCTACCAACAGGTAGATTAACCAAACAAAAAATGATGACAGTAAACGACATCGTCCACAGTCcgctttttttaaatgtggACTGTAGAGCGATTTTATTACCAAGAATCACTATACTTGTGAGGGACTTGTTGGAAGCCAAAGAGGAG GGGCTATCCAGTACGCCTGGAAAGAGCGTGGCGAAGGTAGCCAGGTTGCTCGGCGAAAATCGGCATCGACTCAACCAACACCGCGGCTACTCCGAAGAG gTGGAATTATGCGTCAAGATATTATCTGACATCCTGGAACTGACTTTTAGAAAAGATATAGGTAGCACAGTTTCAGATGTTAAAGAGATAATGTTGACGGCCTTGCGTACTATTATACAGACAGTTATTTCAATGGATAGAGAAAATCCCTTAGTTGGAAACTTAGTTTCAGTAATGTTGGCGATATTCAG acaAATGACACAGCTCCATTATGAAGTGTATATTAATCATTTTGGAACAAGAATTGATTTACTTGATTTTCTTATGGAGATATTATTAGTCTTTAAAGATCTGGTTTCTAGAAGCGTATTTGCGGGGGATTGGTGTGAAATGATCATGcttcaaaataacattattttgaattctttGCGTTATTTCTCAGCCACGATTAGAGATTATTTTTTCACCGAATTTGAGCATCAAGCGTGGTCAAATTTCTTTCATTGCGCTATTGCGTTCTTAACTCAACCTGCCCTACAATTGGAAACATTTACATCAGCAAAACGAAATCGTATTATTAAACGTTATAAAGATATGCGCAG AGCAACCGTGTTCGAAATTAGATCTATGTGGTTTAACTTAGGCCAACACAAAATACTGTTTGTACCCGGTTTAGTTGGTGCCATCCTTGAAATGGCATTGATACCTGATACTGAATTAAGAAAGGCTACTATACCTATCTTTTTCGACATGATGCAATGCGAGTACTATAGTTCACGTATAGTGGAGGGATATGGGGACACTAAACGCGATCCTGCTCATATCAAAGCTAATTTTACAGAATATGAAAATGAAATGATTGCAAAATTGGATATTTtg GTCGAAGGAGGCAGAGGTGATGAACAATTTCGTACACTTTGGATTGACGTTATGGGTTCTTTATGCGAGAAACATTCTACAATGCGAGAGCAAGGCTTACGTTTTGTAGACACTATAGCTCGACTTATGGAACGCTTATTACAATATCGCGATATTATTCACGCAGAATCCCAAGAACATCGCATGCTTTGTACTGTGAATTTATTGGAATTCTATTCTGAAATTAATAGAAAGGAAATGTATATCag ATATGTGAACAAGCTGTGTGAATTACATCTAGAATGCGATAATTATACAGAAGCAGCTTATTCTCTAAAGCTCCACAGTCATTTGTTAGCTTGGAGTGATCAGCCTTTGTCACCTTTGTTAATATCCCATAG GTATCCATTATGTCAAACACACCGTGAATTGAAAGAAGCGTTGTACAATGATATcattgattattttgataaaggAAGAATGTGGGAATGTGCTCTTGCCGTTTGTAAAGAACTAGTTTCGCAATATGAAGAAGAAACATTCGATTACTTGCAATTGTCCGTACTATTAAGACGTATGGCGAAATTTTATGATTGCATAGTGAAACAGTTAAGACCTGAACCAGAATATTTCAGAGTCGCGTATTACGGTAGAGGACACCCCGCTTTTCTTCAAAACAAA GTGTTTGTGTATCGAGGAAAAGAATATGAACGACTTAGTGATTTTTGTACTAGAACACTGAATCAGTTACCGAATGCTGaacaaatgaataaattgtCGCCACCCACCACAGAGATGCTGGAATCATATCATCAGTACGTACAAATCAATAAGGTAGAACCACTGATGGATGAGAAAAGGCATCGTTTAAGCGGTAAACCCGTTACTGCGGAAGCAGTTTTAAG ATATCATCGTGTAAATGATGTGCAGCGCTTCAGATTTTCAAGACCCGCTCCGAGAAAGGAAATTATTGCGGCAAATAGCGATAAGGAAAAGGAAGCAAATACCGGCACTAATAATAGCAACGAGTTCGCCTCTTTATGGTTGGAAAGAACGGTACTCGTTACAAGCTATCCGTTGCCGGGAATTCTTCGATGGTTCCCTGTGACGTCTAGCGAGACATATTTAGTCAGCCCCTTGAGGAATGCGATTGAAACTATGGAAGCTACAAATACAGCACTGAGGGATCTCATTATTGCTAACAa AAGTGATCCCAGTCTTCCATTGAATCCTTTGAGCATGAAATTGAATGGTATATTGGATCCAGCTGTGATGGGTGGTATCGATAACTACGAAAAGGCTTTCCTCAATGTAGAATACAAAGATAGTCATCCAGAAGACAGTTCGGATCTTTTAAAGTTAGAGGGGCTTATTGCAGAGCAAATACCTCTACTTAGTGTAGGTCTACAATTACATAAAGCACGAGCACCTACTGAGTTGGCGCCATTTCATCAACGTTTAGAACAATGTTTCATGTCGATGCGTAATCAAGTGGAGGCTAAATATGGAAAAAGA ACCTGCGATTTGCAAATTGAAAGCCTAACGCAAACCGTAACAATGCGAAGACCACCAACCTCGAGAGGAGATAATCACTGCCTGTCCGAGTCAAATATGAATAATTCAGA CTGTAAAACTCGCTACAGGGTATCCTCACTTACAAGATCCCAAGTTGCAACGTTCAAGTCGCTTGCATCGTTCAATTTTAACAACAACATACCTCCGAGTAATGCTCAAAGCATCAATTTGTCAAG AAGCAACTCGATGCGTTCGCACATCTTGTCGACGGCCTCTTTGCAAAAAGCATTAGGAAGTCCAAGTTCAGGCACGTACAAGAAAAAGGATTCGAAACGTAGAAGCTCACGAAAAAGTGACTCTGCCACAGTGATGAAAACTGATCAACCGACCAGCCAGTGGTATACCACGACCGAAATATCCCACGGTTCTATTCAGCAAACAGCATCATCTGTTACGTCATTAATATCTAATTTACACTCATCACATGTATTTGAGCTTCGACAAGAG AACGAACTTCTTTGCACACAGCTCACGCCAAAACGTCCCTTGAGATCGGAAgcggagaaagaaagaagaatgagTAATCGTTGGTCCGGCCACTCTCACTACCTAAGAAACGTCAACAATGGACTAGAATCAAGTGGTTTAGGGAAGGGAAACAGAGATAGCGTCGGTACAACCGACAGTACAGCATCCGAGGATGATCCACCACCACCTCTACCGATTAAAATGCGCGAGGCCGATTATTGCAATCTTCCAGACGAACTGTCCACCAATCGATGTTCAACTACTTTAAATAATCTAAACAAGTCTTCGGGACAGTGTAAAAATAAGTTGCCAACGCCTACCGATGATGATCTGGATGATCATTCTAAACCGCCAACACCTCCACCAAAACCGAAAAGACAGGCTCACAATTTGAGCAAGAACACGCTTGCCTCAAACGACGTCGAAAACTCGCTTGTCGAAGATTCATCAACTGCATAA